A region of the Electrophorus electricus isolate fEleEle1 chromosome 7, fEleEle1.pri, whole genome shotgun sequence genome:
CAAGCTGGTGTGCTGCCCACCGGAGGCCGAAACTCCTGAGCTGAAGCCCAAGAATGGGCTGCACTCCTCGGCCTCGGAGCAGGCCATCTGCAGCAAGACGCCGCAGTGCAGCACGCGCAGCCCGCGCCTCATGTGCAAGCTCGCAGGGGACACCAAGAATCTGCTGAAGGCCGCCAACCGTCACATCATCCAGATCGAGAGCGCTGATGACCTAGCGGCTGGCGACGCAGGTGACCTCACCACCAACGCCGACCCGCAGTCCCAGACGGCCATGTCGCTGCCGTACGTGCCAAAGGCACAGACGTCGTACGGCTTCGCCACGCTGATGGAGAGCCCGCACACGCGCCGCAAGGAGTCGCTGTTCCACAGCGACCCCACCAGCCCCCTGACTTCGCCCAACGTGCAGCGCCGCACGCAGGGCAACCACCTGAACCCGAGCGACTGCAACACGGCGCACGCCAACCCGTACCGCTACTTCAGCGGTGGTGAGAGCGACACGTGCTCGTCGGCCGAGTCGTCGCCCTTCAACTCGCCGCTTCTGTCGCGCTCAGCCTCGCTGCTGCGTATGGTGACGCACGAGACACGGGTCAAGGTGTCGCGCGCCCGCCGCTCGCTCGCGCGCCACAGCTCGCTCTCCACGGACGAGTGCAGCTCGGTGGAGACCAGCCCCAGCGTGCCACGCCGCCGCCACTGCCCCCCATCGCCGGCCTTTGGCGGGCGCAAGGCGGGCGCCGGCGCCGGCGCCGAGCGCCTCACGCAGCACACGGTCAACCTGCACAAGGGTGGCACGCTGCGCCTGTGCGCGGACTACGACACGGAGGCAGCTCGCCTGCGCGTGCGTGTGCTCGCCGCCGAGGACCTCTACGATCGGCAGGTGGACGTGAAGAGCATCAACTGCTGCGTGGCACTCTACCTGAACCCAGGCAagcagcagaagcagaggaGCACCATCATCAAGAACAGCCGCAACCCCGTCTTCAACGAAGACTTCTTCTTCGACTCGCTGTCCGCTGCCCAGGTGAAGACCCTGGCCCTCAAGATGAAGGTGGTGAACAAGGGTACCAGCCTGAAGAGAGACACCCTgcttggggagagagaggtgccCCTCAAGGAGCTCCTCGCTGGTTTCTAGCCTGCAGGCTTCACCCAAACACAACACGATGTACTGAACTGGAAGAGACAGACTTATTTTCCCCTCTTATCTTCCCCTGCGAGAGGTCACCTTTCCAGTTTTGTAGACAGAAAGTAAATTAGTAAGAAGgggtctgtttgtgtttgtgcgtatgtgtttgtgcatgcatttcaGCATGCATTCTTTGTGTATGCACAAGGTGTGTCAGTGTTTGAATTCTTTTGTACATAGCACTTGCTGtaagcgtgtgtttgtgtgtgtgtgtttaaggaaTTCCTCTGATTCACTATGGAAACTGCTTCGATAGAGCCTGACTGCAGTTCTCTGCACTGCACTCATGTACAGTGGCTTTGAAGGGGCATGATgttacacacagatgcatgcttCATCTGGGCTTCGAAAGCCTTTCCTTGTTATGCTTCGTCTCTGAGATGTCCTTATTACTGGAGCATGTCAGTGATCAGGCTGTTATATTGTTCCTGATCTAGAGATTTCGGTTCCTTGTTCGTTAATTACTACAATTccgattatttattattttttatgggATGAAATCACCCACCAGCCTTATGAACGGCAAACTGCACACATAGTGACAGATACAGTACTGTATGGACATCTTTTGATTGGACCTGCTGGTACAACGTCACAACTACTACCCTGTTCCTGTAAATACTGGGCCACTCATGGTGTACGTTTGTAACTGGGAGCTTCGATGGGCCTCACTTGAGTATTTGCACACTGTCTTGGCATGTTTGTTGAAATGTCGTGAGCACAGCTGAGGTGTACTTGCACGGACAAATGCATAAGccatttcttttcttaaaaGATGTTGAATACTTTAGTGCTACCTAAAAGTACTCGGTTTGCTTTCCTAGCCTGTGGTGGTTACTTATGACTCACTGTACCCAGTTACTACTCCAAATAATCACTGTAATTGTGTGGAGTTTATAACTGGCTTCGCTGAAATCATCTTGTGCATTGGTGTAATGAGCCAAAAGTGACCAGGGCCCCTTATAGTGCATCTTATTTTTCAGAGAGCATCCTCAATGAGAGCTCTGAGAGCTCTTTAATCAAATTAGCATTCGGGGGTCTCCACAGTGTAGCATGGATAGAAGCTTATAGTCACTGTTGGCTTAGAGTCACCGGTGTTAACCGGTCAGTCAGCAGAGAATGGTACCAATGCTATTCTCTGGTTTGCTCTGGTTAGTGTTAAATAATTTAGGAGGAGGAGTTCAGGTTGGGACCGCCTGCCTGGTCACAATACAAGGTTAGTCTTTTGatggaaaatgaacacacaaatatgaGGGACATAGAAAGATGGGCAGGCCCACCAACAAACAGCCTGCCAGCCTGCCAGCCTGCCAGCCAATCAAATTCATTGTTTAGTCCAATTTTTGCATAAACTCTGTACTTGGTTTGTCAAGTCACTGATTACACTCTCCAGGATCTGTAGCGACCGGACAGTTTTAAATCCATTTCCGAGGCTCGCCGCTGAAATGATTCTTAGTAAACAGGTGGCATGATTCAGATCTATTCTGAGCATTCATTTGAAGCAGTGAAATTGCAGGTATTAGATTCCCTATTAGCTCTGTTTCAAGAGCAGAGACTTCCATTCTGTAGCAGCCAGTGAAAGTGCAATTAACTATGGGCAAATGATTTTTGATTGGCAGAAATCTCTCAAATTAAAAGACTGAAAGACGGGTCTGCACACAGGAGGGAGTCAGAGGACTCGCTGCTGGGACATTAGATTGATATTTCATTTTGGTGTTTCTGTAGATGAGATTAAAGTGTCTTGCACTTGCTTTCAgaatttttgaaaaataaagtgCCTATCCATGGAACTTGATGCATGTCCTTCAGTCTGCCATAAGGTAGGTCTATATGTGCATCCCTGCTCTtccctgatgtgtgtgtgtgtgtatgtggattaGCCTGCATTCGCCAAATGGAAATAGATGTACTGTAATATCGTGCCTCCCAGTTCTATTGTGTGGGAGTTTCTATATTTGCTGGTTTTGAAGGTGGTTATTATTGGTTTTGAGTGAATGCGTTTGTCATTGTGGCCGTTTAACACTTATTTCACCAAGCAGAGATTCCAGCAGTGACTTCATTCTTTGCTAGTCCCCTAAAGCAGTTTTGTCACACTCCTCACTCCTAACTTTCCATTGATCCCGTGAACCCAGAGTGAAACAGTATTGACATGTCTATTTTGGTGACTCGTTCAATAAAGGTTGTGTAGATGGTGTGATTTTTCCTTGCTGCGtctttttatttaccttttctAGATATTCCAAGGAAGATCGATAACACCTTCTGCCATCTCAGCTACAGAAAACGATCTTGAAGTCTTCCTGTACCTGACATTTGCGCTCACAagcattttattagaaacaccactTTATTAGAGTAAAAACCACCGCACTACTGCTGAGCTGCAGACCATCGTCAATGCCACCGTGCCACTGACACCTGTTAAAACAACCCAGGTGGGAAACTGGCCTGCTCAGCTGATGGCCATGCACATCGGCCCTTTCTGTGCTCACGGATGTGAATTTCAATCCGTATTTATCTCTATCAATTAGAACCTGACAGAGAGTGTTTACCAGCGAAATCATGAGCATTAGTGAATATTCATTGTTACACAGTAAGACATTGCTGAGCTAAACCTTAAGCTGTAAATGGGGAGATTCAgatctaaatattaaaatgattgtCTGTTCTGTCATTTGGTGCAGCTGGTTTATGGTAAACGAAGTGAACGATGCATGTGAAAGAAACATGGGGGTTAAAACCACTGGTTCTTTCTCACTTTTGAACGTGACATCAGTGAGACGTCAGTGATTATGTAGCTGATTCATGAAAGGAAAGCAGTAAACGACTGCTAAAGAAGCTACGGACACATGGTGCAGGTGCAGATCTATCTTTAGGCTGCTTTGGCTATTTTGCTTGGGAATCAAAGCAAGGGCGGCTGTGATTGTAGTCAGGAAGGCTGAATTTAACTTTAATGGGAgtctttgtcagtgtgtgcgaaAAGAGCCAGCAGGACAGAAACTGTCCCCAGCGACTGGCCCCGACAGCTGGAAGCGAACTGCTTACCATAGGTCAACAAGTCATCAGCCAATTAAGACACATTAAAGTAACTACAGTCCAGATGGAAAATTGGTCCCACTCACTCCATCAGTGGAGCAGAATTATCAGCTGCTCAGTCTTTTTGCAGACCGACCCTTTGTACTCAGGGAAGAAAACAACCCAGTTGAGCCCATCCAAgagctccactgatgatgctaGATTACAgaaggtttttaaaattgtgttgttttttaattttaaaaaagtacatttggtAGATTCAGCACAAACTACAGGCGAACCAGTGAAACACCAAATCTTATCTCTGTGCGACTGAGGTACCCAGTTCACAAGGTGGGATTTACTAG
Encoded here:
- the LOC113583370 gene encoding C2 calcium-dependent domain-containing protein 4C, coding for MWLLEKIRGSVEGNVLRQGDSADKQSKTPAYSNVLTPDKIPDFFIPPKLVCCPPEAETPELKPKNGLHSSASEQAICSKTPQCSTRSPRLMCKLAGDTKNLLKAANRHIIQIESADDLAAGDAGDLTTNADPQSQTAMSLPYVPKAQTSYGFATLMESPHTRRKESLFHSDPTSPLTSPNVQRRTQGNHLNPSDCNTAHANPYRYFSGGESDTCSSAESSPFNSPLLSRSASLLRMVTHETRVKVSRARRSLARHSSLSTDECSSVETSPSVPRRRHCPPSPAFGGRKAGAGAGAERLTQHTVNLHKGGTLRLCADYDTEAARLRVRVLAAEDLYDRQVDVKSINCCVALYLNPGKQQKQRSTIIKNSRNPVFNEDFFFDSLSAAQVKTLALKMKVVNKGTSLKRDTLLGEREVPLKELLAGF